The Vanessa cardui chromosome 9, ilVanCard2.1, whole genome shotgun sequence genome has a window encoding:
- the LOC124532439 gene encoding uncharacterized protein LOC124532439, whose translation MELKIVVLFACLAFANVVVSKPTSNEKVPCVNGKANVADSRAKREADKIIQEIGALITNILHETFCHADRNRQRNLPQTITNIGNGAYNTNYIALYNVRPYYK comes from the exons ATGGAGCTGAAAATAGTTGTACTATTCGCTTGTCTCGCTTTTGCTAACGTCGTTGTATCAAAACCCACAAG TAATGAAAAGGTTCCATGTGTAAACGGCAAGGCTAATGTG GCAGATTCACGAGCAAAACGAGAGGCAGACAAAATAATTCAAGAAATCGGAGCTCTCATTACCAATATTtta CACGAGACCTTTTGCCATGCAGACCGCAACCGTCAACGAAATCTTCCACAAACAATTACAAACATCGGTAACGGAGCTTACAACACTAACTATATAGCGCTTTATAATGTTAGaccttactataaataa